A genomic stretch from Bacillus sp. N1-1 includes:
- a CDS encoding FAD-binding oxidoreductase: MRPGSCKSCSADLGVNVFEHTEVLSHQFHNRELIFQTEKGEIRTKHVIYATGYGTQEFAKTKGALLERTYTIATEPIDRFPGWHNQSLIWETERPYYYLRTTPDRRILIGGLDANLNKEEKLEQQGQQLLNKLHDLFPSIETSIAFEWSAIFGSTKDGLPYIGKHPKYDGVYFMLGYGGNGTVYSMLGAEILKDLILYGHHPAMDITRLKR, from the coding sequence ATTCGCCCTGGCTCTTGCAAGTCATGCAGCGCCGATCTAGGTGTTAACGTATTTGAACATACTGAAGTGCTTTCTCACCAATTTCATAATAGGGAACTGATTTTCCAAACTGAAAAGGGAGAAATTCGTACGAAACACGTTATCTATGCAACTGGCTATGGAACACAGGAGTTTGCCAAAACAAAAGGCGCCCTTTTAGAGCGCACCTATACAATCGCAACAGAACCCATTGACCGATTTCCTGGTTGGCACAACCAATCACTCATTTGGGAGACGGAGCGCCCTTACTACTATTTAAGGACAACACCAGATCGCCGTATCCTCATCGGTGGGTTGGATGCCAATTTAAATAAAGAAGAAAAGCTAGAGCAGCAAGGTCAACAATTGTTGAATAAACTCCATGATCTGTTTCCCTCCATTGAAACGTCAATTGCTTTTGAATGGAGTGCAATCTTCGGCTCAACGAAAGACGGTCTCCCTTACATTGGGAAGCATCCCAAATATGACGGCGTCTATTTTATGCTTGGATATGGTGGAAACGGTACAGTTTACAGTATGCTTGGTGCTGAAATCCTTAAAGACCTTATTTTATACGGGCATCATCCAGCGATGGACATTACAAGGCTGAAGCGTTAG
- a CDS encoding FAD-dependent monooxygenase, which translates to MELHHGNLFWPTTVQKSRAFPELTTAVTCDVLIIGGGMSGSIMARILADYQIDTVLIEKDTIASGSIL; encoded by the coding sequence ATGGAGCTACATCACGGAAATTTATTTTGGCCAACAACTGTGCAAAAGTCACGGGCATTTCCAGAACTTACAACCGCAGTCACATGTGATGTGTTAATCATTGGTGGTGGAATGTCAGGATCAATTATGGCAAGAATTCTTGCAGACTACCAGATCGATACCGTTTTAATTGAAAAAGATACGATTGCATCTGGAAGTATTCTGTAA
- a CDS encoding NAD(P)-dependent oxidoreductase, whose product MKKVFITGGLGFIGYHLTDFLLNKGIEVVVIDGKLDERRKAEYEMKEMMLLRNANYKQINSRIEEASLGHLSKDCDTIFHLSAPKVINVKQGSKMIENSLDCTRNVVENSKGKVLVHLSSTEVFGTRYGSITERTPHHPHSNVGKLKSAEEQILLNRKSDIVKILRLPLVYGPWQPSHHVFQYYFLHHKLPLKYEEEGVNFHFDAVYVKDVCESIYQAATRREHSETFNLTSGREGEWQRGVEWCIGDSIDLHDEKKLRCGISNKQCASKLGFTNITSIEEGLHQQRLHTEKMIAFDPSIYLT is encoded by the coding sequence ATGAAGAAAGTTTTTATAACAGGTGGGTTAGGCTTTATTGGTTATCATTTAACAGATTTTCTTTTAAATAAAGGAATAGAAGTCGTAGTAATAGATGGGAAATTAGATGAAAGAAGAAAAGCTGAATATGAGATGAAAGAAATGATGCTTCTGAGAAACGCGAATTACAAACAAATAAACAGTCGGATAGAGGAAGCTTCACTAGGTCATCTATCGAAAGACTGTGATACGATTTTTCACCTTAGTGCACCAAAAGTTATCAATGTGAAACAAGGTTCAAAAATGATTGAAAATAGTCTGGATTGCACTCGAAACGTAGTGGAAAATTCCAAAGGAAAAGTGCTCGTTCATTTGTCAAGCACAGAAGTATTTGGGACACGGTATGGGAGTATTACAGAAAGAACGCCTCATCATCCTCATTCGAATGTTGGAAAGCTAAAATCAGCAGAGGAACAAATTCTTTTAAATCGTAAAAGTGATATCGTAAAAATTTTACGTCTTCCGCTTGTATATGGTCCGTGGCAACCATCCCATCATGTTTTCCAATATTATTTCTTACATCATAAGCTTCCACTGAAATATGAAGAAGAAGGGGTAAACTTTCATTTCGATGCTGTATATGTAAAAGACGTTTGTGAGTCCATTTATCAAGCCGCAACACGGCGTGAACATTCAGAAACGTTCAATCTAACAAGTGGAAGAGAAGGAGAATGGCAAAGAGGAGTCGAATGGTGTATAGGAGATTCAATAGACTTACATGATGAAAAGAAATTAAGGTGTGGGATTTCAAACAAACAATGTGCAAGTAAGCTTGGTTTTACCAACATCACTTCTATTGAAGAAGGATTGCACCAACAGCGTCTGCACACTGAAAAAATGATCGCATTTGATCCTTCAATCTACTTAACGTAA
- a CDS encoding DinB family protein produces MIEKTLGNYDVHDSSHGLQALKETREKLLSMVSDIEFQELHYGYSSFPTVGAYLLHIAQIELWWVKNALMGESVTEEEKERYYFQEAQVIAAPDDKELSWFLARLAEARDYIRAYFNQLSDVEYRKPGPEITINGETFRYSPEWIISHLIDHEAYHRGQAAMVLKMVSGQREAWEHFNTPYLSL; encoded by the coding sequence ATGATTGAAAAAACACTAGGTAATTATGATGTACATGATTCCTCTCATGGCCTTCAAGCTTTAAAGGAAACGAGAGAAAAACTTCTTTCAATGGTAAGTGACATTGAATTTCAGGAACTTCACTATGGATACTCAAGTTTTCCTACAGTTGGAGCCTATTTACTTCATATTGCACAAATCGAGCTTTGGTGGGTAAAGAATGCGCTTATGGGTGAGAGCGTAACAGAGGAAGAGAAAGAGCGGTACTATTTTCAGGAAGCACAAGTCATCGCTGCACCCGATGACAAAGAACTTTCCTGGTTTTTAGCTCGCCTTGCCGAAGCGCGTGATTATATTCGAGCGTATTTTAATCAGTTGTCAGACGTGGAATACCGGAAGCCTGGACCAGAAATTACGATTAATGGGGAAACGTTTCGCTATTCTCCTGAATGGATTATTAGCCATTTAATTGATCATGAAGCTTACCATAGAGGACAGGCTGCAATGGTATTGAAAATGGTTTCCGGACAGCGAGAAGCATGGGAGCATTTCAATACGCCGTATTTGTCGTTATAA
- a CDS encoding ComZ family protein, whose product MSLLGESELGVNEMDQNMRFMQIAMKYLPEAKQSLGEQDIELDLEKMQPLLQLFLKAMEDAYELGKQDAQE is encoded by the coding sequence ATGAGCCTTTTAGGCGAAAGTGAATTAGGAGTGAACGAAATGGATCAAAACATGAGATTTATGCAAATTGCAATGAAGTATTTACCTGAAGCGAAACAATCGCTCGGTGAACAGGACATTGAACTTGATCTTGAAAAAATGCAGCCGCTACTTCAGCTCTTTCTTAAAGCGATGGAAGATGCTTATGAGCTTGGAAAGCAGGATGCACAGGAATAA
- a CDS encoding YppG family protein: MYPYYQQQPYYNQPSGYQPYQQQPFTPYPPYPPYQGQNYYPGGQPYYPHPYYQQPYGPYQGYPGGQPFMNQFKKQNGQYDFPKMMNTVQQITPMVKQMGSLLNLFVK; encoded by the coding sequence ATGTATCCGTATTATCAGCAACAGCCTTATTATAATCAACCCTCTGGCTATCAACCGTATCAGCAACAACCGTTCACACCTTATCCGCCTTATCCACCCTATCAGGGACAAAATTATTATCCTGGTGGGCAGCCCTACTATCCCCACCCTTATTACCAACAACCATACGGCCCTTATCAAGGGTATCCCGGTGGGCAGCCATTTATGAACCAGTTCAAAAAGCAAAACGGCCAATATGACTTCCCTAAAATGATGAATACAGTTCAACAGATCACACCTATGGTAAAACAAATGGGATCATTGCTTAACTTATTCGTAAAATAA
- a CDS encoding beta-ketoacyl-ACP synthase III, with product MNAGLLGVGHYVPERVLTNQDLEKMVDTSDEWIRTRTGIEERRIADDDMNTSDMAYLASKKALEDANIKAEDLDLILVATVTPDYPFPSVGCLLQEKLGATNAAAMDLSAACAGFMYGMITAGQFINNDTYKNILVVGVEKLSKITDWEDRNTAVLFGDGAGAAVIGPVTEGRGILSFELGSDGAGAKHLYQEPNGFMAMNGREVFKFAVRQMGQSAINVIDKAGLTKEDVDFLIPHQANIRIMEASRQRLELPVEKMATTVKKYGNTSSSTIPIALSEAMEEGRVKDDDVVILVGFGGGLTWGAVALKLGR from the coding sequence ATGAACGCTGGTTTACTAGGTGTAGGACATTATGTACCAGAACGTGTATTAACCAACCAGGACTTAGAGAAAATGGTTGATACATCTGACGAATGGATCCGCACTCGAACAGGTATCGAGGAAAGAAGAATCGCAGATGATGATATGAATACATCGGATATGGCTTATTTAGCTTCAAAAAAAGCCCTTGAAGATGCTAATATAAAAGCGGAAGATCTGGATCTTATTTTAGTTGCGACCGTAACTCCAGACTATCCATTCCCATCTGTTGGCTGTTTGCTTCAAGAGAAACTAGGAGCAACAAATGCTGCCGCAATGGATTTAAGTGCAGCTTGTGCAGGTTTCATGTATGGCATGATTACAGCTGGACAGTTCATTAACAACGATACTTACAAAAATATCCTAGTTGTAGGGGTTGAAAAACTTTCGAAAATCACGGACTGGGAAGATCGAAACACCGCGGTTCTCTTTGGTGATGGTGCTGGAGCTGCCGTCATTGGTCCAGTAACAGAAGGAAGAGGGATCCTTTCATTTGAACTTGGTTCAGATGGGGCAGGTGCCAAGCATCTCTACCAGGAGCCAAATGGCTTTATGGCAATGAACGGCAGAGAAGTGTTTAAGTTTGCAGTAAGACAAATGGGTCAATCAGCTATTAATGTGATTGATAAGGCCGGTTTAACGAAGGAAGATGTTGATTTCTTAATTCCTCATCAGGCAAACATTCGAATCATGGAAGCATCCAGACAACGACTGGAACTCCCAGTTGAAAAGATGGCAACAACGGTGAAGAAATATGGAAATACATCATCATCAACCATTCCAATTGCGCTTTCAGAAGCGATGGAAGAAGGCAGAGTGAAGGATGACGATGTAGTGATTCTTGTTGGTTTCGGAGGCGGTTTAACTTGGGGAGCCGTTGCCCTCAAATTAGGACGCTAA
- the fabF gene encoding beta-ketoacyl-ACP synthase II — MKRRVVITGLGTVSPLGNSLEETWTNVVNGVSGINPLTRLDKDQFAAKVSGEALEFDPEKFMDRKEARKMDRFTQFAVAASQMAVEDAGLKINEDNAERVGVWIGSGIGGMETYESQFRTFMDKGARRVSPFFVPMMIPDMASGQVSIMLGAKGINSCTVTACASGTNSIGDSFKVIQRGDADVMITGGSEAPITSMSVAGFGSMKALSTNADPASASRPFDANRDGFVIGEGAGILVIESLESAEKRGAKIYAEIAGYGSTGDAYHVTQPAPEGEGGARAMQQAINDAGLSPSDIGYINAHGTSTDYNDKFETAAIKSVFGEHAYKLAVSSTKSMTGHLLGAAGAVEGVFCAKVLEEGILPPTINYETPDPNCDLDYVPNKARKTEVNAVMNNSLGFGGHNATLVFKKFVK; from the coding sequence ATGAAGAGAAGAGTTGTTATTACCGGGTTGGGGACGGTTTCCCCACTTGGGAATTCATTAGAGGAAACGTGGACAAATGTAGTGAATGGTGTTTCTGGGATCAACCCACTAACTCGTTTAGATAAAGATCAGTTCGCAGCAAAAGTTTCAGGTGAAGCGCTTGAGTTTGATCCAGAAAAATTCATGGACCGTAAAGAAGCTCGTAAAATGGACCGTTTTACACAGTTTGCTGTAGCCGCTTCTCAAATGGCTGTTGAAGATGCTGGTTTAAAGATTAATGAAGATAATGCTGAGAGAGTTGGCGTATGGATCGGATCAGGTATAGGCGGTATGGAAACGTATGAGTCGCAATTCCGTACGTTCATGGATAAAGGCGCTCGTCGCGTTAGTCCATTCTTCGTTCCGATGATGATTCCAGATATGGCGTCAGGTCAAGTTTCCATTATGCTTGGAGCAAAAGGAATTAATTCATGTACCGTAACTGCCTGTGCTTCAGGAACGAACTCAATCGGAGATTCGTTTAAAGTGATTCAGCGAGGTGATGCGGATGTGATGATCACCGGTGGATCTGAAGCGCCGATTACAAGCATGAGCGTAGCTGGATTTGGTTCAATGAAAGCACTATCCACAAATGCTGATCCAGCATCTGCAAGTCGCCCATTTGATGCAAACCGAGATGGATTTGTCATTGGAGAAGGTGCCGGAATTCTTGTCATCGAAAGCCTTGAGTCTGCAGAAAAACGCGGTGCAAAAATTTACGCAGAAATCGCAGGTTACGGTTCTACAGGTGATGCGTATCACGTTACGCAACCTGCACCTGAAGGAGAAGGTGGCGCAAGAGCCATGCAACAAGCAATCAATGATGCAGGTCTTTCTCCATCTGATATTGGCTATATTAACGCACACGGAACAAGTACAGATTATAATGACAAGTTTGAAACTGCCGCGATTAAGTCTGTGTTTGGAGAGCATGCTTATAAGCTTGCTGTTAGTTCGACAAAGTCGATGACTGGTCATTTACTAGGAGCAGCCGGCGCGGTTGAAGGTGTATTCTGTGCAAAGGTATTAGAAGAAGGAATTCTTCCACCAACGATTAACTACGAAACGCCAGATCCAAACTGTGATCTTGACTATGTGCCAAATAAAGCCCGCAAAACCGAAGTGAATGCCGTTATGAATAACTCACTTGGTTTTGGTGGTCATAATGCGACATTAGTGTTTAAGAAATTCGTGAAATAA
- a CDS encoding YjbA family protein, whose amino-acid sequence MLYLRDVWVNWFEGEENGYNVCNFHEWRKDDFIELLDQVPVIKVESVLYHYIENDLTELPESLLNDVFQQSYIRKNNERSPLEYCFLATDGRGVIVIDTLGYKIPIRKSRVIPRQEKAVYEMVADIEATRYPFETDQPMKEHHILSPEPDIMMGLTRKERQLKQLLFMALDQLYSSGNSAEIRYWFTECQPKKYVQIQNMEMDEAWEGLYREVKAGWSAKHEQICERIIKGQPYFEKIWELEKGTHVN is encoded by the coding sequence ATGTTGTATTTGCGAGATGTTTGGGTGAATTGGTTTGAGGGCGAAGAGAATGGATATAACGTATGTAATTTCCATGAATGGCGTAAAGATGATTTTATTGAACTATTGGATCAAGTGCCTGTCATTAAGGTAGAATCGGTCTTGTATCATTATATCGAGAATGATCTTACTGAGCTTCCGGAGAGTTTGCTTAATGATGTTTTTCAACAGAGCTATATTCGAAAGAACAATGAACGATCACCTTTAGAATATTGCTTCCTGGCTACGGATGGCAGAGGTGTTATCGTGATTGATACATTAGGATATAAGATTCCGATTCGTAAAAGTCGAGTGATTCCAAGACAGGAAAAAGCGGTTTATGAAATGGTGGCAGATATTGAAGCAACACGTTACCCATTTGAAACGGATCAACCTATGAAGGAGCATCATATTCTTTCACCAGAACCAGACATTATGATGGGGTTAACACGAAAGGAAAGACAGTTAAAACAGCTTTTGTTTATGGCACTAGATCAGCTCTATTCAAGTGGGAATTCAGCTGAAATAAGGTATTGGTTCACAGAATGCCAACCCAAAAAATATGTGCAGATCCAAAACATGGAAATGGACGAGGCATGGGAAGGGCTATATCGAGAAGTGAAAGCAGGTTGGTCAGCAAAACATGAGCAAATTTGTGAACGGATTATTAAAGGACAACCGTATTTTGAAAAAATATGGGAGCTTGAAAAGGGAACGCACGTAAACTAA
- the trpS gene encoding tryptophan--tRNA ligase — protein MSVIFSGIQPSGTLTIGNYLGAMKHFTDLQDDNECYFCVVNQHAITVPQEKQALKQNSRSLAALYLASGIDPEKSTLFIQSEVPAHAQLAWMLQCVSYIGELERMTQFKDKSTGKDAVSAGLLTYPPLMAADILLYGTEIVPVGDDQKQHIELSRNLAERFNRKYNDIFVMPDARIPKVGARIMSLQDPSKKMSKSDSNQNAYISMLDEPATIIKKVKRAVTDSDGVVRYDKEEKPAISNLLTIYSLCSGKSVEEIESLYDGKGYGDFKAELGEVIAETLRPIQERYNELIASAELDDILDHGAEKANRKASKMLAKAERAMGLERKRR, from the coding sequence TGAGCGTTATTTTTTCCGGAATTCAACCTAGTGGAACGTTAACAATTGGTAACTATTTAGGAGCAATGAAACATTTTACAGACTTGCAGGACGATAATGAATGTTACTTTTGTGTCGTTAACCAACATGCAATCACAGTCCCTCAAGAAAAACAGGCTTTAAAACAAAACTCAAGAAGTCTTGCCGCGCTCTATCTGGCATCAGGGATTGATCCTGAAAAATCGACGTTATTTATTCAGTCTGAAGTACCGGCTCATGCGCAGCTTGCCTGGATGCTACAATGCGTATCCTATATCGGCGAGCTTGAGCGTATGACACAATTTAAAGATAAATCTACTGGTAAAGATGCTGTAAGCGCTGGTCTTCTAACGTACCCACCATTGATGGCTGCGGATATCCTTTTATACGGTACAGAAATTGTTCCTGTTGGCGATGACCAGAAGCAGCACATTGAACTATCGCGAAATCTTGCCGAGCGTTTTAATCGTAAATATAACGACATCTTCGTTATGCCTGATGCCCGTATTCCTAAAGTTGGCGCGCGCATTATGTCACTTCAGGATCCTTCGAAAAAAATGAGTAAATCTGACTCCAATCAAAATGCCTATATCTCTATGCTTGATGAGCCTGCTACGATTATTAAAAAAGTAAAGCGGGCCGTAACGGATTCTGATGGCGTTGTCCGATATGACAAAGAAGAGAAACCAGCCATTTCAAACCTGTTAACAATCTACTCTCTTTGTTCAGGGAAAAGTGTTGAAGAAATTGAATCGCTTTACGACGGCAAAGGCTATGGTGACTTCAAAGCAGAGCTAGGAGAAGTGATCGCTGAAACGTTAAGACCGATCCAAGAACGATACAACGAACTAATTGCATCAGCTGAGTTAGATGACATTCTTGATCATGGTGCTGAAAAAGCAAATCGTAAAGCTTCTAAAATGCTAGCCAAAGCAGAGCGTGCGATGGGTCTTGAGAGAAAAAGAAGATAA